One part of the Humulus lupulus chromosome 9, drHumLupu1.1, whole genome shotgun sequence genome encodes these proteins:
- the LOC133801722 gene encoding uncharacterized protein LOC133801722 isoform X1 yields MNGSRWCSTVVTFQHSRRRRRRFQRSSTHGGARLQHSRRRRSRLQQALWRCRVSAPAVQVLGSGGAGCSRFQPWVEVKAFSKSLESFKTAIVVGGTNISDQRSELRAGVDIVVATPGRFIDHL; encoded by the exons ATGAACGGCAGCAGGTGGTGCTCGACGGTAGTGACGTTCCAGCATTCTCGGCGGCGTCGACGGCGGTTCCAGCGTTCCAGCACTCACGGCGGCGCACGGCTCCAGCACTCACGGCGGCGCAGGTCTCGGCTCCAGCAGGCTCTCTGGCGGTGCAGGGTCTCGGCTCCGGCGGTGCAGGTTCTCGGCTCCGGCGGTGCTGGTTGCTCACGGTTCCAGCCGTGGGTTGAG GTTAAGGCTTTTAGCAAATCTCTCGAGTCATTTAAAACTGCAATTGTTGTTGGTGGAACTAATATATCTGACCAG AGGTCTGAGCTCCGTGCTGGAGTTGATATAGTTGTTGCTACTCCTGGGAGATTTATAGATCATTTGTAG
- the LOC133801722 gene encoding uncharacterized protein LOC133801722 isoform X2 produces the protein MNGSRWCSTVVTFQHSRRRRRRFQRSSTHGGARLQHSRRRRSRLQQALWRCRVSAPAVQVLGSGGAGCSRFQPWVEVKAFSKSLESFKTAIVVGGTNISDQDVYP, from the exons ATGAACGGCAGCAGGTGGTGCTCGACGGTAGTGACGTTCCAGCATTCTCGGCGGCGTCGACGGCGGTTCCAGCGTTCCAGCACTCACGGCGGCGCACGGCTCCAGCACTCACGGCGGCGCAGGTCTCGGCTCCAGCAGGCTCTCTGGCGGTGCAGGGTCTCGGCTCCGGCGGTGCAGGTTCTCGGCTCCGGCGGTGCTGGTTGCTCACGGTTCCAGCCGTGGGTTGAG GTTAAGGCTTTTAGCAAATCTCTCGAGTCATTTAAAACTGCAATTGTTGTTGGTGGAACTAATATATCTGACCAG GATGTGTACCCTTAA